The following DNA comes from Gemmatimonas sp..
CCAGCATACTCTCCAGCCTGCGCGGCATGGCGTATCTCGAGATTACCGTGCGCGGGGCCAGTGGCGATCTGCACAGCGGCATGTACGGCGGCGCCGTGGTGAACCCGGCCATGGCGCTCGCCCGCATGCTCAGCACCATGCACGATGCCGAGGGGCGGATTGCCATTCCGGGCTTCTATGACGACGTGCGCCCGTTCCCCGACCACGTGCGTGCGCAGATGCGCACCCTCCCCTTCCGCGACGAGCAGCTGATGCACGAGGTGGGGGTGACGGCGCTGAGCGGTGAGCCGGGCTACACCACGCTCGAGCGCCTCTGGACCCGTCCCACCTGCGAGGTCAACGGCCTGCTCAGCGGTTACACCGGTGAAGGCGCCAAGACGGTGCTCCCCGCCGTCAGCATGGCCAAGGTGAGCTTCCGTCTCGTGCCCGACCAGGATCCGCATCGCATCGCCGCGCTGGTGGAGCAGCATCTGGTGCAGGTGGCACCGGCGGGGGTCTCGGTGACAGTGGCGTATCTGCACGGGGGGCGCCCGTGGCGCGCCGACCTGCAGGGGCCCATCATCGACGCCGGTCGCGCCGCGCTGCAGGCAGCGTTTGGCCGTGAGCCTGTCGTCACGGGGGAAGGGGGGAGTATTCCCGTCGTGGGCGACTTCGAACGCATCCTGGGTGCGCCCGTCCTGCTCATGGGCTTCGGCCTGCCGGGAGAAAACGCGCATGCTCCCGACGAGTGGATGAGCGAGGAGAACTTCCGTCTCGGCATGCGCGCGGCGGTCGTGCTGTACGAAGCGTACGGCCAACGCCCTCGCTGAGGCTTCACCACCGCCTCCGCACACGCCCCCCGGAAACCGCGCGGTTTCCGGGGGGCGTGTGCGAACAGCTCGGACGACGGCGCCCAAGCGGTCAACTACAGTCCGTCGAGCAGTGAGTCGTTGTTGCTGGTGGCGGCAATACGCTTGATGAGCCATTCCATACCCGCCTGCGGTGGCAACTGGTGCAGACCGCGGCGCAGCAGGTGCACCTTATCGAGTTGATCCGGCCGGTACAGCTTCTCCTCGCGCCGGGTGCCACTGGTGGCGATGTCGAAGGCCGGGAAGATGCGTCGATCCGCCAGCGAGCGATCGAGCTTGATCTCGCAGTTGCCGGTGCCCTTGAACTCCTCGAAAATCACGTCGTCCATGCGCGAGCCGGTTTCCACCAGCGCCGTGGCAATGATCGTGAGTGATCCGCCCCCATGCTGCGGCGCAATCATGCGCGCCGAGCCGAAGAACGCCTTCGGTTTCTGCATCGCGGTGGCGTCGAGACCGCCGGACATGGTGCGTCCCGTGCCGCGATCGACCGTGTTGTGCGCGCGAGCCAGTCGGGTGATCGAGTCGAGTACGATCACCACATCCTTCCCCTGTTCTACCAGGCGGCGGGCGCGTTCAAGCGTCATCTCCGCCACTTCCACGTGCCGCTTGGGGGGCATGTCGAAGCTGGAGGCGACCACCTCGCCGTAGCCCCAGGTGATCATCTCGCTCACTTCCTCGGGACGTTCGTCCACGAGCAGGACCAGCAGCGCCGCCTGGGGATGGTTGATGGCCACCCCTTCGACAATGGCCTGCAGCAGCGTGGTCTTGCCGGCGCGAGCCGGGGCGACGATAAGTGCCCGCTGGCCGTAGCCGATCGGCGCGATGAGGTCGATGGCGCGACGCGTCAGCTCGGGGCCGGTCTTCGCCGGGCGTCCGGTCTCCAGCGTCAACTTCCGATCGGGGTAGCTGGCGATGAGCGTGTTGAAATCGGGGCGCTTTTCCAGCACCACCGGCGATCCATCGTTCAGTTGCTGCACTTCCACGACCACGTACCGTCCGCGCGGGTCGCGACCATAGGTGACCTCGAGCTTGTCCCCGCGACGCAGCTGGTGCAATCGCACCAGGGCAGGGGGCACGAAGGGATCGGTGGGGTCCGGCAGGTAGCTGTTGACCCCGCGGCGCAGGAACCCGCCGTCGCGTGAGGCGTCGAACCATCCGCCCATCGTGCCCTCGACCGCCACCGGGGTCTGCGGTGCCCGATCGTTGCCCCCTTCGACAGGGGCTCCACCACCACCACCACCACCACCACCACCACCACCACCGCCACCGCCGCGGCGGAATCGGTTGCGTCCGCGGCGGCCATTGCGACGGAAGCTCCCCTCGCCA
Coding sequences within:
- a CDS encoding dipeptidase; translation: MTVTSIPADLLAWCDANDARAREELFAFLRIPSVSARTEHAGDCVAAAQFVADALARIGFTTSIEPTPGHPIVLGEWRGAPVGAPTLLIYGHYDVQPAEPLALWTSPPFEPTLRDGRIYARGAVDDKGQLYLHIKALEAHLATRGTLPVNVIVLAEGEEEVGSENLEAFLDRERTRLACDAVVISDSTMFAPGIPSILSSLRGMAYLEITVRGASGDLHSGMYGGAVVNPAMALARMLSTMHDAEGRIAIPGFYDDVRPFPDHVRAQMRTLPFRDEQLMHEVGVTALSGEPGYTTLERLWTRPTCEVNGLLSGYTGEGAKTVLPAVSMAKVSFRLVPDQDPHRIAALVEQHLVQVAPAGVSVTVAYLHGGRPWRADLQGPIIDAGRAALQAAFGREPVVTGEGGSIPVVGDFERILGAPVLLMGFGLPGENAHAPDEWMSEENFRLGMRAAVVLYEAYGQRPR
- the rho gene encoding transcription termination factor Rho gives rise to the protein MTEPKRPARRPRTRTTPEVAGDDNPYLDAPKPRSKSTKAAAAAPADVEVPSADAAKPRRPRTPRRKADEVGSSAAPAAPQAAPAVPAAAPAAAPAVAPAAAPRRERRPRPDSGSEAAAAPRAESRAESRAESRPERATESRAEPPAEPRVERYQPPVYDPAERVTNDRRETENRYDRAFNRTDGPERTERTERPERPFDNRRERGGRRRGRHRNRDRGERVGSDRSGAPPAERPERVERPATEQGGERPDRFEGGEGSFRRNGRRGRNRFRRGGGGGGGGGGGGGGGGAPVEGGNDRAPQTPVAVEGTMGGWFDASRDGGFLRRGVNSYLPDPTDPFVPPALVRLHQLRRGDKLEVTYGRDPRGRYVVVEVQQLNDGSPVVLEKRPDFNTLIASYPDRKLTLETGRPAKTGPELTRRAIDLIAPIGYGQRALIVAPARAGKTTLLQAIVEGVAINHPQAALLVLLVDERPEEVSEMITWGYGEVVASSFDMPPKRHVEVAEMTLERARRLVEQGKDVVIVLDSITRLARAHNTVDRGTGRTMSGGLDATAMQKPKAFFGSARMIAPQHGGGSLTIIATALVETGSRMDDVIFEEFKGTGNCEIKLDRSLADRRIFPAFDIATSGTRREEKLYRPDQLDKVHLLRRGLHQLPPQAGMEWLIKRIAATSNNDSLLDGL